One genomic segment of Ignavibacteriota bacterium includes these proteins:
- a CDS encoding helix-turn-helix transcriptional regulator has protein sequence MTPQEEIRYLIQSHGIKQNWLAKKLALKPQTLSYILNESSKFDNHLYKTIKDIIENNEDELEMFNGFGETNFDLFAEEKLRIGIGGRIRLFAKRKYGTLKKLAEAMEISPQQLHQYISGKREPGSKILLKLLKHGCDINWLLSGSESMESFKIDKLERELTKLQESLLQISSIVKSKY, from the coding sequence TTGACACCACAAGAAGAAATAAGATATTTAATTCAATCCCACGGTATCAAGCAAAATTGGCTTGCAAAAAAACTTGCGTTAAAACCTCAAACATTATCTTACATTTTAAACGAAAGCTCAAAATTTGATAATCATCTTTATAAAACAATAAAAGATATTATTGAGAATAATGAAGATGAATTGGAAATGTTCAATGGTTTTGGCGAGACCAATTTTGATCTTTTTGCAGAAGAAAAATTAAGAATTGGAATTGGCGGAAGAATTAGACTTTTTGCAAAAAGAAAATACGGTACTTTAAAAAAATTAGCCGAAGCAATGGAAATTTCCCCTCAACAATTGCATCAATATATAAGCGGTAAAAGAGAACCCGGATCAAAAATTTTATTAAAACTTCTTAAACACGGCTGCGATATAAATTGGCTTTTAAGCGGCTCAGAATCTATGGAATCTTTCAAAATTGATAAATTAGAAAGAGAACTTACCAAGTTGCAAGAAAGCTTATTGCAAATTTCTTCAATAGTAAAATCGAAATACTAA
- the meaB gene encoding methylmalonyl Co-A mutase-associated GTPase MeaB, whose product MNQFDQLISGILNQNKRSISKGISLIENNETESENFLKEIFHHTGNAYKIGITGPPGAGKSTLTNELTKLLTKENYSIGIIAVDPTSPFTGGAVLGDRIRMNEIGLFKNVFIRSMATRGSLGGLSKKAIDASDILDSAKFDFIIFETVGVGQSELDIAKTADTTIVVLVPESGDSIQAMKAGLMEIADFFVMNKSDRPGSENAILSLQTILGLKDHNEFSYLPKIIKCVATESFGINEIFDEIKNHKSHIQKIGKFQTNRERNIYTRIKEITELNFSSKIWKNEKINILIESLIKSNESPYLISEKIITEFESEFCRNKIIKI is encoded by the coding sequence ATGAATCAATTCGATCAGCTCATTTCCGGAATTTTAAATCAGAATAAAAGATCAATTTCCAAGGGAATTTCTTTAATAGAAAATAATGAAACCGAATCCGAAAATTTTCTTAAAGAAATTTTTCATCATACAGGAAATGCTTACAAAATTGGAATTACAGGTCCTCCCGGCGCTGGAAAATCAACATTAACAAATGAGCTTACCAAATTGTTAACTAAAGAAAATTATTCAATTGGAATTATTGCTGTTGATCCTACAAGTCCATTTACCGGTGGAGCAGTTCTTGGTGATAGAATTAGAATGAATGAAATTGGACTTTTCAAAAATGTATTTATAAGAAGCATGGCAACCAGAGGAAGTTTAGGCGGATTAAGTAAAAAAGCAATTGATGCTTCCGATATTTTAGATTCCGCAAAATTTGATTTTATAATTTTTGAAACCGTTGGTGTTGGTCAATCCGAATTAGATATTGCAAAAACTGCCGATACGACAATTGTAGTTTTAGTTCCCGAATCCGGAGATTCAATTCAAGCAATGAAAGCCGGATTGATGGAAATTGCAGATTTTTTTGTAATGAATAAAAGTGATAGACCAGGATCAGAAAATGCAATTTTATCATTGCAAACAATTTTGGGATTGAAAGATCACAATGAATTTTCTTATCTACCGAAAATTATAAAATGTGTTGCAACGGAATCTTTTGGAATAAATGAAATTTTTGATGAAATAAAAAATCATAAAAGTCATATTCAAAAAATTGGAAAATTTCAAACAAACAGAGAACGTAATATTTATACAAGAATAAAAGAAATTACGGAATTAAACTTTTCTTCTAAAATTTGGAAGAATGAAAAAATTAATATTTTGATAGAATCACTAATAAAATCAAATGAATCGCCTTATTTAATTTCAGAAAAAATAATAACGGAATTTGAATCGGAATTTTGTAGGAATAAAATTATTAAAATTTAA
- a CDS encoding arginine decarboxylase, pyruvoyl-dependent, translating into MYVPKEIFFTKGVGVHKEYLASFELALRSAHIEKYNIVTVSSIYPVGVKKVTIANGIKKLSPGQIIHAVMARNATNEPNRLIASSLGIAIPSDPSMYGYLSEHHPFGESAKKSGDYAEDLAASMLATTLGIDFNPDTAWNEREQVFKMSGQIVNTTNVTQSAEGNKDGLWTTVIACAILIP; encoded by the coding sequence TTGTACGTACCTAAAGAAATTTTTTTTACCAAAGGAGTTGGTGTTCATAAAGAATATTTAGCTTCTTTTGAGCTTGCTTTACGCAGCGCACATATTGAAAAATATAATATTGTTACTGTTAGCAGTATTTATCCCGTTGGTGTTAAAAAAGTTACTATTGCAAATGGAATTAAAAAATTAAGTCCCGGACAAATAATTCACGCCGTTATGGCAAGAAACGCCACAAATGAACCAAATAGATTAATTGCTTCTTCTTTAGGAATTGCAATTCCTTCTGATCCATCAATGTATGGATATTTATCAGAACATCATCCTTTTGGTGAATCTGCAAAAAAGTCTGGTGATTATGCTGAAGACCTTGCTGCATCAATGCTTGCAACAACTTTGGGTATTGATTTCAATCCGGATACAGCTTGGAATGAAAGAGAACAAGTTTTTAAAATGTCGGGACAAATTGTTAACACAACAAATGTTACACAATCTGCCGAAGGAAATAAAGACGGTTTATGGACAACAGTAATTGCGTGTGCAATACTTATTCCGTAA
- a CDS encoding glycoside hydrolase family 9 protein yields MKSQNQKLCINDLGYYELPSLNIMVFHDFYPEGHQGGLSIIQFGNRLAANGDIRLEPTPGQWAPVPKLLNRTVEKEKNIITAKLSYPDQTKDRKGFNPIIYPDLKLNYSIKTETIDNKIKLTVNFENPIPENWKDKIGFNLEFFPGEYFGEFYFMDGKSGNFPRQANGPMYSDSENNFQITPLAVGNQIIFSPNKNLKKIKISSEKNELQLIDGRGLHNNGWFILRSIINDNSENQIEWIIEPSFDYNWIYKPVIQISQVGYHPNQNKFAVIELDKLENNFASVQIIKINQNSEKIIKNFESPEIWGNFLRYKYIKIDFSEITEVGLYKIKYDDVESNLFEIKKNIFERHVWQPTLEYFLPVQMCHMRINDRYKVWHGLCHMDDAAMAPINHNHFDGYIQFESTLSKFKSGEHVPGLNIGGWHDAGDYDLRVESQAGTVQKLILSYEFFKNDYDETTINQTTRVVEIHKPDGISDILQQIEHGLLSIVGSYNSLGRLYRGIICPTLQQYVHLGDAATMTDNIIFDENRNDHILNLPLPNDDRLVFTEQNPYRELYVASVLASVPRVLDKHNPSLSKNSLKASKEILDNNSNADIKLRLNTIAELYLTTSEIEYKNILLENADVFASDIERYSEIIGRITEKLNDKIFREKIETAVSKFYNEISELQKENPFGVPYKPNIWGAGWDIQSFGVKQLFLHLGFPKIFGSEYLFNALNFVLGCHPGVNTSSYVSGVGVNSLTVAYGVNRDEWSYIPGGSGSGTALIQPDFPELKIWPYFWQQTEYIMGGGATNFMLLGMAADYLFNKK; encoded by the coding sequence ATGAAATCTCAAAACCAAAAATTATGTATTAACGATCTTGGATATTATGAATTGCCCAGCTTGAATATAATGGTGTTTCATGATTTTTATCCGGAAGGACATCAAGGCGGATTATCAATAATTCAGTTTGGAAATCGACTTGCTGCAAATGGCGATATTCGTCTTGAACCAACTCCAGGACAATGGGCCCCGGTTCCAAAATTATTAAATAGAACAGTCGAAAAAGAAAAAAATATTATAACAGCAAAACTTTCGTATCCCGATCAAACAAAGGATAGGAAAGGATTTAATCCAATTATTTATCCAGATTTGAAATTAAATTATTCAATAAAAACTGAAACAATAGATAATAAAATTAAATTAACAGTAAATTTTGAAAATCCAATTCCGGAAAATTGGAAAGATAAAATTGGATTTAATTTAGAATTTTTCCCTGGAGAATATTTTGGTGAATTTTATTTTATGGATGGAAAGTCCGGAAATTTTCCTCGCCAAGCAAATGGACCAATGTATTCGGATTCTGAGAATAATTTTCAAATAACTCCACTTGCAGTTGGAAACCAAATAATATTTTCACCAAATAAAAATCTGAAAAAAATAAAAATTTCAAGTGAAAAAAATGAATTACAGTTAATTGATGGTAGAGGTTTGCACAATAACGGTTGGTTTATTTTAAGATCAATTATTAATGATAATTCAGAAAACCAAATTGAGTGGATTATTGAACCAAGTTTTGATTACAATTGGATTTACAAACCTGTAATTCAAATTTCACAAGTTGGATATCATCCAAATCAGAATAAATTTGCTGTTATCGAATTAGATAAGTTAGAAAATAATTTTGCATCAGTTCAGATTATTAAGATAAATCAGAATTCTGAAAAAATAATTAAAAATTTTGAATCACCGGAAATTTGGGGAAATTTTTTGCGATATAAATATATCAAAATAGATTTTTCTGAAATTACTGAAGTAGGTTTGTACAAAATAAAATATGATGACGTAGAATCAAATTTATTTGAAATTAAAAAAAATATTTTTGAAAGACATGTTTGGCAACCGACTTTAGAATATTTTCTTCCAGTACAAATGTGTCACATGAGAATAAATGATAGATACAAAGTTTGGCATGGCTTATGTCATATGGATGATGCAGCAATGGCTCCGATAAATCATAATCACTTTGATGGCTATATTCAATTTGAATCAACTTTATCAAAATTCAAATCCGGTGAGCATGTTCCGGGATTGAATATTGGAGGTTGGCATGATGCCGGAGATTATGATTTACGCGTAGAATCTCAAGCAGGAACCGTTCAAAAATTAATTTTAAGTTATGAGTTTTTTAAAAATGATTATGACGAAACGACAATTAATCAAACTACACGAGTAGTTGAAATTCATAAACCGGATGGAATTTCCGATATTCTTCAACAAATTGAACATGGATTATTAAGTATTGTTGGATCTTACAATTCATTAGGAAGATTATATCGCGGAATTATTTGTCCAACTTTACAGCAATATGTTCATCTTGGGGATGCCGCCACGATGACAGATAATATTATTTTTGATGAAAATAGAAATGATCATATTTTAAATTTACCGCTTCCGAATGATGATAGATTAGTTTTTACGGAACAAAATCCTTACCGAGAACTTTATGTTGCTTCTGTTTTAGCGTCTGTTCCAAGAGTTTTAGATAAACATAATCCTTCCCTATCAAAAAATAGTTTAAAAGCTTCTAAAGAAATTTTGGATAATAACTCAAATGCTGATATTAAATTAAGATTAAACACAATTGCAGAATTATATTTAACAACTTCAGAAATTGAGTATAAAAATATTCTGTTAGAAAATGCAGATGTTTTTGCTTCAGATATTGAAAGATATTCTGAAATTATTGGAAGAATTACTGAAAAATTAAATGATAAAATTTTTAGAGAAAAAATTGAAACGGCCGTATCAAAATTTTATAATGAAATATCGGAACTACAAAAAGAAAATCCATTTGGAGTTCCTTATAAACCAAATATTTGGGGCGCCGGTTGGGATATTCAATCATTTGGAGTAAAACAGCTTTTCTTGCACCTAGGTTTTCCAAAAATATTTGGTTCCGAATATTTATTTAATGCACTTAATTTTGTTTTGGGTTGTCATCCCGGAGTAAATACATCTTCTTATGTTTCCGGAGTTGGAGTAAATTCTTTAACTGTTGCGTACGGTGTAAACCGAGATGAATGGTCGTATATTCCTGGAGGTTCCGGAAGTGGAACAGCATTAATTCAACCAGATTTTCCCGAATTAAAAATTTGGCCATATTTTTGGCAACAAACTGAATATATAATGGGCGGCGGAGCTACAAATTTTATGCTCTTGGGAATGGCGGCGGATTATTTATTTAACAAAAAATAA